The Osmerus eperlanus chromosome 15, fOsmEpe2.1, whole genome shotgun sequence genome includes a window with the following:
- the eif2s3 gene encoding eukaryotic translation initiation factor 2 subunit 3, which translates to MAGDESGVTLGQPHLSKQDLSSLDVSKLTPLSQEIISRQATINIGTIGHVAHGKSTVVKAISGVHTVRFKNELERNITIKLGYANAKVYKLDDPSCPRPECYRSCGSSTPDEFPTDIPGTKGNFKLVRHVSFVDCPGHDILMATMLNGAAVMDAALLLIAGNESCPQPQTSEHLAAIEIMKLKHILILQNKIDLVKESQAKEQYEQILAFVQGTVAEGAPIIPISAQLKYNIEVVCEYIVKKIPVPIRDFTSEPRLIVIRSFDVNKPGCEVDDLKGGVAGGSILKGVLKVGQELEVRPGIVSKDHEGKLMCKPIFSKIVSLFAEHNDLQYAAPGGLIGVGTKIDPTLCRADRMVGQVLGAVGALPEIFTELEISYFLLRRLLGVRTEGDKKAAKVQKLSKNEVLMVNIGSLSTGGRVSAVKADLAKIVLTNPVCTEVGEKIALSRRVEKHWRLIGWGQIRRGVTITPTVEDD; encoded by the exons ATGGCGGGTGACGAGTCTGGAGTAACGCTGGGTCAGCCTCATCTTTCTAAACAAGATCTAAGTTCTCTG GATGTGTCCAAACTGACCCCCCTCTCACAAGAGATCATTAGCAGACAAGCCACAATCAATATCG GCACCATCGGTCATGTGGCTCACGGGAAGTCCACAGTGGTCAAGGCAATTTCTGGTGTGCACACTGTAAGGTTCAAGAATGAACTGGAGAGGAACATTACCATAAAACTAGGCTATGCGAATGCAAAG GTGTATAAACTGGACGACCCTAGCTGTCCCAGGCCAGAGTGCTACAGGTCGTGTGGCAGCAGCACGCCTGATGAGTTCCCCACAGACATCCCCGGCACTAAGGGCAACTTCAAACTAGTCAG GCATGTGTCGTTTGTGGATTGTCCCGGGCACGACATTCTGATGGCCACCATGTTGAACGGAGCTGCTGTCATGGACGCGGCTCTGCTCTTGATCG CCGGTAACGAGTCGTGTCCCCAGCCCCAGACGTCGGAGCACCTGGCAGCCATAGAGATCATGAAGCTGaagcacattctgatcctgcaGAACAAGATCGACCTGGTCAAGGAGAGCCAGGCCAAGGAGCAGTATGAGCAGATCCTAGCCTTCGTACAGG GCACCGTGGCAGAGGGCGCTCCAATCATTCCAATCTCTGCCCAGCTGAAGTACAATATCGAGGTGGTATGCGAGTACATCGTCAAAAAAATCCCTGTACCCATCAGAGACTTTACTTCCGAGCCCAGACTCATCg TGATCAGGTCGTTCGACGTGAACAAGCCGGGCTGTGAGGTGGACGATCTGAAAGGGGGTGTGGCAGGAGGCAGTATCCTGAAGGGCGTGCTCAAG gtggGCCAGGAGCTGGAGGTGCGTCCAGGCATCGTGTCCAAAGACCACGAAGGGAAGCTCATGTGCAAACCCATCTTCTCCAAGATCGTGTCTCTGTTTGCCGAGCACAACGACCTGCAGTACGCCGCCCCCGGAGGCCTCATCG GTGTCGGCACCAAGATCGACCCGACCCTGTGCAGAGCCGACCGTATGGTTGGTCAGGTGTTGGGGGCTGTCGGGGCGCTGCCAGAGATCTTCACAGAGCTGGAGATCTCCTACTTCCTCCTCAGGAGGCTGCTGGGAGTACGCACTGAGGGAGACAAGAAGGCCGCCAAG GTCCAGAAGCTGTCCAAGAACGAGGTGTTGATGGTCAACATCGGCTCGCTGTCAACAGGCGGGCGGGTGAGCGCCGTCAAGGCTGATCTGGCCAAGATCGTTCTGACCAATCCCGTCTGCACCGAGGTGGGGGAGAAGATCGCCCTCAGCCGTCGTGTGGAGAAACATTGGCG CCTCATTGGCTGGGGCCAGATCAGGAGGGGCGTGACCATCACACCCACGGTGGAGGATGACTGA